TTGTGTGtaaggtgccatcaagttgcaggcaacttgtggtgaccctgcagaattttcaaggcaagagacgttctgtggtggtttgccatttcctgctttgCATCACaacccctggatttccttggtagtctcccattcaactaCATACCAGGTccgatcctgtttagcttctaagatctgatgtgatcatactaccctaggccatccaggtcagggcactctCTGAATTAAGGAGGCGGCCCGCGACTTACCACGGCTGCCATTTGCCGCCAGGAGAGGGGGAGCGGCATTATGCTCCCCTGCCTCTTCTGGCTGGGAGGGGGCGGGCCCGTCGCTCAGTGATGAGGCCAGTGGGGCCTCGCCTATTGATTGGCTGGGGGTGATGTCAGGTCACAGAGCCCTGACGTCAGCCGCCCAGACCGCCTCTTCCCCATTTAAACTGGGAACGGGCCACGTGCGGCCCCTCTTTTGCCCCGCCGCCGAGAtcgtcccacccacctctcccctttcttttcagggGTATGGAGGCTTTTGTTCCTGCTTATCCTTGTCATAGCCATCTGTCGgtttgcacatgggggactgatcttgcctggggaagctgcttgcttgccctttgggaacctccctatgaggtaggggtggagcaagcctggggtctggcagccctgcttgggtTGAGACAGCTTGcgcgcccccctcagcaaatgggggatGCCAGAATGCGTCCCTCCTCCCGTCTGGAATTCCCCCTTTCATTGCTGGGTCTCCTTTTAACTCTTCGAGGGTGAGCTCAGCTTTCCTCAGCAGCTGGTTTCGAGTGTTGCTTTGGGTCAGCCTTGTTCATTACCCAGCTATCATTGTGATCAGGACCCCCCATCGCCATGCCATGCTCTCTTTGTCTTCCTGCCAATAAAcgctatggctatggccaattttattaccacaaataaagtgtctgtgtttatttcaataagttgtgtgtttgttGCCATGACGTTCATCCCTCCCTCTGGAGGCaataacctccaaaacatcctattgttaacagccttggtcaggtcttgcaaactgagggcagtggcttctcatgttgggtcttccccttttcctgccgcctttaacttttcctagtattgtcATCTATTGTAGGTGCACATGTGGGGTGTCATCAACAGTGGGCCCCACCAGAATCTCTGGATCTGGAAGCTGCCCTGTCTCAGGCTATACTGGTGCCAGCTCTGTATACAGGTGTTTCCGGTTATGAGTGAGGATGAATTCCCAGAGCTCAATAGTCAGTTGTACCATGGCATTATCAAGGACGATGATAGACTCATTATGTACAAAATGCTGATGGACAGAGATTCCATATTCATTGTGGCCAGAGTTGTTTTCAGGAAGATCAAAAGTAAGCTGCAGATTTCTTCAGAAAGTCTGTCTGTGGTATCTTGCAAATGCTGCGGTATCTTGCAAATCATAGGAGTTCACTTTACCAGACATTTAGAGTATAAATTCCCAAGATAGCTGGGTTCCAGGATTCCCTATTTTGTAGACCTTAGATAACAAACAGATATCTCTCAGTCAGAGCTTGTGGAGTGTGTCTGCGAGGCTTGGGTTCTGTGCTCTAAGGACATTTTTTCAGCCAGGTGTAGATTTCCTTACGTTATTCCTTAGTGGAGTCAGAAGAGACAAGTAAGTAAAATGTGGTGCTAGAGAGCTTCATTTCAGCCTCCTACTTGTAATTATATTTGTTCATTATCACCACTGCATCtcttttgtcagctgctttgacaGTAATGACCATGTTGTTTCTAAGACTGTAGACAGCACTGCATTCTGCAAGGCTGATATTATGGGGCAAGTGATTTTCTGAAATTCTGGAAGTTAGACCATCTGGAGAGTCTACAGGGAGCCTTTTTTCCTGAAGTGCTGAGGACAGTTGCTGTGTGTTAGTGTACTAATCAGTACTAAGGTAGAATAACTTATTCAGTAGAGATGATGGACGTAAGCCTCCAGATCACTGCACTAATTCATGTGGATCAGGAACAGCAAAAGAGTTGCAGAAACAGGGCAGGTTCTTCTGCTTGGCTCTGTTAATGCTTGCTCAGACTGACAGTATTGCTGGGCGAGATGATAGCACGTTGTTCAGATACTAATAGTGACTTGACTTTGTAATGAAAGCGATACAGCAAATTGGATTTGTGATTAAAGCAAACATCACCAGGGATCATAAAGCACTGTTACTGGCCCCAACCAACAATTAAAGTTTACTTAAATGAAATAATGGATtgatgtttttaaatgaaaaagaataCTATATGAAAAACTGAAAACGTACACCACCAAACAGTACTGTGGCACAATCATGTTTCTATAGATCAAATACAACATTAGGGTTTAGTGTAGTAACCATATCCAAACCAATATTTAAAAATAGACTGTACATTCAGATAGCAGGAAAAATGTGTTTATATTTATTGATTATATATTTAAAAGTCATAATTATGATTGGTTTTTCTCATCTGGGCAGAATTGTCTCCTCTCTTGTAGAAATGGATAGCGGGCACAGATCATACAAATAAACTTATTTTAAGCAAATATACAGTTGAAATGCCTTTTGCCTAAAACACAAGGGTGGTGATTAAAAACCAGCTATCCTAAATGAAGTCAATGTATGAGTGGTATTTTGCCATGTAAAAGCTGGGTGTGTGTTTCATATCTGTGTTTTAACTTGGAATTTTAAATGTATGCTGGTGTGATCTAAAATGAGGACCTATAGAGCAAGAAAGAGGGGGCCTGGATGGGTGAGTGAAGTGTGTTGGGAGTGGATGGCAGTCTTACCCTGGCAGCAGAGCTGACTGGGTGGTTCAGAGAGAAACTCtgctttccgcacatgcagaatgcactttcacaactgtttgcaagtaggttttgctattccacaaagctgtgaagtggattgaaagtgcattattttgcacgtgcggaaggggccactgagcaAGAGTTAGTGCTGAGAAGTGTGTGTGGAAGAAGAAACCAGAGTGAGATGCTGCAGGGTGCTGTGAGATAAATCTGTGTTCCATGTGGAAATTATTAGCCTGAGTGGCAAATTGGGAAGTTAAGTTTTGTAGAAATTATTGGTCTAAATGGCAAGTGAGAAAATAAGCCTGTGTGGCTACATCTGTTTAAAGAACAATTTCACTCATTTACCTAACTATAACCATTACGCTTATTAACCAGACAGAGAGCACTGTTTTACTTATAAACACTATTCATGTTTAAGATAAACAGCTGTTTATTTTAGAAGAATCCCCTTTTATCTCAGATTCAGCCCCATCCACTGACCACTCTGTCAATCTTCCATATATACATCTGTCATCCAATTATTTGGATCTAACCATTAGAGAGCCATTGGTAGCAGCAAAAATAAGGATGGCAAGGAGGTAGTATTAACAGACATCACCTCAGAACATTACAGGGAGGAACCTTTACAGAGACTGAAGTAGTGTCGGCCACATACAGATAGAAAAATGTTACATGATTTCTGATTCCAATTAAATCAGTCATAACTCCAAATTTGCAAAGGAGAataacagtgtattgtcgaaggctttcacggccagaatcacttgggtgctgtgtggtttccgggctgtatggctgtgttctagcagcattctctcctgacgtttcgcctgcatctgtggctggcatcttcagaggatctgaagatgccagccacagatgcaggtgaaacgtcaggagaggatgctactagaacacggccatacagcccggaaaccacacagcacccaaacgagAATAACAGTATTACAGTGGAATAATAAGAGCAAATAAGATGCTATCTActttaaaatggaaaatgaatcCTTGTGAGCATTATTCATAACATTCAACTTCTGATAAATACAATAGTTTGAGGCCTACGAAAATCTTTCTCTCTGAAGACCTGGCTGGCAcagaataaaatttaaatgaagAATAAACTTGAAAGGGAGCCATTTTCTGCACACCATGAATAACACAGATGAACAGCACAAACATGGGATTTTGCATATTTCCGAGGTAATGTGTACAGCTTCTATGTTCAGAAGTTACACGGTAGCTGCTTCCTATGAACGTCCAACCCTCATTAAAACCAGTAAACACCGATTCAGCTTCCTGAAAATTCACGTCAGTGCTTATGTGACCTTATCTGAAATAATCCCAGAGCAGTAGCCCGTGATACTGTTTTTCAGCAAAGCTAAGCAGGAGTCCTATGGATACCATCACTATACCGTAACAAGTTTCGCCGGAACACATCTCGGTATATGGCGCTGAGAAGACCCTGTGGCGGCGAAAAAAGTTCCCGTTCCTCGAAAGCCAAGATAGACCTACAGGCACATCTGAATAAACATTACAGAGTTAGTCTGACCAAGCCTTCCAGTTAACTTTCGCCTGGGAAAGAAAGTGAGGCATAAACAGAAGGAAAAACGCACAGTCGAGAAGGGGTCCAGGCTTCCCTCCTCccgtccctcctccttcttctcccccccgcccgcctgcctgccttcaATGCTCTCTGCCAGcatttgcttccccctccctcgcTCGTACTTTGTTAGGGCGGGGAAGTGAGGGAGAAAGTGACGTCGACGATCACTCTAACTATGAGCCACGCGCTTGCGCCGTCACCATTGCCAACGTTCCCCCGAGTTCTCTTTCCCAccgtgaggggaagggggagcgaaACGATGACGTATCGGGCtgtccttccttcttcctgcccctcccctttcccgccAGTTGTGAGTAACCCTTATCAGGGTTGAGCGGGTGAGCGTGCGCGTGCACGCCTGCCGCGCCACTGGGCCTCTCTGCCACACTCGCAGCGTCTCGGTCGGCGCGCGCGCTCGCAGTCTACCCAGGCGGCGGTTCGCGCGCGAGAAGCCGCCTAATTCCACCAGGCCCCGaagactcgtggcggcagcagcagcagtgacgcCGCCATTATTACCCGCGCGCGCGGCAAGGAACCATCTTCCCCTTCGCttcacccccttcctccccctcccgcgGCGTGGTCTGGCCCAGTGCGCgagcacctcctcctcctctcactgCTGTTGGAACAAAGGAAGGAAGCGGCGGCcgcggctgcagcagcagctccggGACTCCCCCCCGCCAGAGCCGGGAGAGCCGCGCCTGCCTCTTTCCTTCTTCGTTATCCTCCTTcaccccctttgccctgcaaATAGAAGCCGGACGAGCGGGTAAGTCTTTAGACTGCTTTCAGTTTTTTTCGCCGGTCGCCACCCTTCATAATTTCGAGATGATGGTGGTGATATGTCCCTTGTGGGGTCTTCCCCCTCGTGCAAGCAATGGCGGGAAGAGTCGCGGGTTGGTGGAAGCGATGGAGTCCCGGCTTTTGTGTGGGCCGGCGGAGCTGTTGATGAGGATATAGGCGGAGAGGGAACGCGCCTGTTTCCTCCTTGCCTTCTTCTCTacagaaagaaagacaaaggGCAGCGGGAGGGTGTGTGGGGGCAGTAATTACTGTTTTCCGCAGTTGCTGGGTTGTGTacgttgaagagggagaaacGAGGCTTCATGAAGGGGATCCGTTGCAAAATAATTAAAAcggagaggaaaggaaacaaagactTGGGGCGAGACAGGGAGCTCCTGTCCTCTGCTCCGACTGGGATCCTTTTCTGTCGTCGTCGTCCACTTCACATGGCCCGGGGGAGGGAAGGCTTCGTTGTGCTGACCCGAAGGTGGGGGCACTGTACGGCTTTCCCCAAACTGAATTGGCCTTGCCATGACTCAGTGGTTTCTTTCAAGAGGCCCCGTAGGCCTCAGCGTATGTGTTcgtcagctgtgtgtgtgtgtgggggggggggtagtggagGAAATCAGTTCCAGCAggcccccctcctcttcctctttgaccgtctccctctttttcctttctcttcccctccccaacagtATTGCAACCAGAGCCCGCCCCGATCATTATTAccgtctgccattttctgaacctATTTCCTTAGCGCCTTTTATGTCCCCGAGTCCTTGGCGCTCTGGTGAGGAtggcttttctcttcctctcgccccctccccttccccccatgctTTGAGCTGTTGGCAGCGCCTTCTCCTTTGTTTCAGTCTCTTGCTTGGTCTCTCGATTGTGCCAGTGTGAAATGTcaattttttgctgttttatcgGCATGTCTCCACAGAAGGTTTTGAATTTGCTGTTGAAAGCAGTTGTATCACTGTCTTCTCATAAACATAGATCTTAATTCCATTAAGCTGGCCTACTTTTTGCCTTCTAAAAGTACAATATTTAAACTAGTGTGTAGGTTACTCGTTCATTTTAATGCTATAATTGAAGCAGTTTATATAGATTTAGTAGTCTCTtgagatttttgtttttgttttttttgtccaGTTGGTATAcgatagatacatagatagatagatagatagatagatagatagtgtatGTGTAAAATTGtgaatatgtgtgtatatataagaGGAAGAGAATGTTAGCTGCTTGTGAAATATGCTTGACATCCACTATTAAGGAAAGGTAAGTAATTTTGGTGTTTTATTGTAGCTTTTTGGTCACTTAAGTGCATTTCATAACAGTTATTGTGAACCAATATTCCTGTTATGCCATCATTACTTTTGTACTATGTTGATGGAGTTTGAACAGTTCTGTATCGCCAAGGTATGAAGTGAAAACAAAGGCATCCTTTGTTTAAATATGTGTAGGACAGCTGAGACCAAAATAGATACTTTAGGAAAACATCTAGTATGTATGATCTGTGCTTAGGAGTGGCAGAGCAGCAGTCATCTAGGCCTTAAGCTAACCTTTGCTGTTTCTACTACTCGTGATAGGGACTGGAATTAAAAGTGGCTGCAAATAGTTAGATTTTACTTGGTTAGCAGCCCAACTGTTGTCTTTTCATAGTGTTAATTCTGTAATGTTAATCAGCATTTCTATTTTTCTGTCAGAATGGGTTTGtattctgctgcttcagttctgGTACTGTGCAGAGTTGGACAGCCTTTTGCGATATAAATAGAAGCTGATTTCAGAGGCCCCTGTTGACGAGGTTTTGTGTCTGAGCCTCTAGCTCAGCCTGTCACATTGCAGCCTTGTGACAAGCGGAAGCTAATGCAATCACCCATGTgaccttagcttctgagaaataATAAAACAAGCATCACACATGTGATGGTATTATAAGCTAGTGTACTGGAAATCTAAAGATGTAAAGGAGAGGTAGGTTGCTTGAGAAGTTTCATTCTGATCAGTATAGGAGAACTACCTGAAAGCAAAATTCTGTACAAAGTGAAATATGGTTCTTTTCCTTCCTACAGTCCTTTGCAGATGGGGAGGGGCCGAGGCTCAAgagatagagcatctgcttgccaGCAGAAGCCCTTGTGGCTCTGTCACTGACATCTTCTAGTTGAAAGAACTGGGTAGCCTGCGACGAAAGATCCCAGCAGAAGCACTCtatgagctgctgccagtctggctAGACAGGGCAAACCTTGATGGGACCAattatctgattcagtaaaaggcagattTCATGTGTGTTCTTAGGAACTTATTTCTCTCCATAATGACAGTGGTGATATCTCAAGGATTTAATTGCCTCAAAGTAATTATCTCTTGACattatgaacattttaaaaaaatagagtacTTTTAGGGTCATTGGTGTACTCATGGTTTTTTATTGGTGACTGTGGGAGAGGGTTTTTTAATTAAGGCACTGTAGGACAAGTCCATctacagttttagaaaatggAGCAGATCTTCTGTTATGTCCACCTTAAGATCTTTAAAGATCTGTAAACATTTTTGAACAGTGAGAGCCATTATTATGCATGGGACCCAATGCAAACTCCCTTGTTTAGAAGTAGGGTAATTTTTAGAGCTGTTCTCAGCTGATATTCTTGTGAATGGGGAGAATCTCTGACTATCCACAGACAAAACATTTAGCATAAAAATTACCtgttaaaaatgtttaagctttagatttttgaaaattgcttggTATACGTATGTTGTCCTAACCTTTTTAGAAGATGTGGCTTTTTTGTAAGGGACCATATTATGTTGTGATTCAGCTAAAGCAGTGCCCTGTGGATCCTGTATCAAGTTTTACAAATCAGCCTTAGTTTAATTGCTTAAGAAAGGCAAAGTGTTTAGCACTATATAAACTTTGGCTCTTGGTGTATGCACAAATACAGGGCCTTTTGCAAACATGTGAAATATGTGTGGCCTGCTTTTGATAGTCATACATTTTAATGAGTTATTGTAAAATGAGTAGCTACTGATAGTGAATATGTTAAGCAGGCATCTTTTAGAAAGGCCTGTTCTTCCTGACATTACTGAGCTGAGTTGTTTCGGTTGTGTAGAAATAGCAATTGATTCTGAATACTTGAAGAGTTTGCCTGATGGTTTTAATTAGAGTATTTGATTTACTGCACAAGTTTGCTTAAGACTGTATGAGTTTGGAAAGTATTGCAAGTAAATTTCACTTATCTGAGAATATTGACCAAACTCATTCTGAGCTGTGTGtgttaaaaatcattttatctATGGAACCTAGGTGTAGCTGCTAGACACTACAGCCTAATTATCTAATGATAAGTCTAGGTAATTATATTTCACAGATATTCATAAGCCTGTTAGTTCTGTGACTTCGAACTTTCTTTAGATAACTGGGGGAAGATCAGATGATACTTctctttttgattttttaatcACAGACATTCAAGAAGCAGTCTTTTGCCTGCTTATTACTTATTTGCTGGCACAGGAACTGCAAGCCTGATTTGGATGGGTACAGAAGTTGCCTATGTGTTCTGCAGTTCTGTTAATACAAGCATACTTGGTTGAGGATCTGATGAGCATTCTGATCTGGTGGGCAAATGTACATATATTTTAAGAGTATTTGGGTGCACATCCAATTGAAAGCAATGCAGCTTGGGTAGGCTTCTTCTCCACCCAAATATGCATCCAATTTACACCCCATCTCCAATAATTGTATGAGTGTCGGCATATACATTCTGTCTTAAAAGCATCAAAATAATGGAGCTTTGAGAAAATGCCCCCATTTCCCCCTTACTCCAAGCCTACTGTTTCCTTCTCTTATTGACTGACTGGATGAGGGGATTCATAAAGCACAGTTCTTGGTTCCACTAGTCTTGGACAGACAGCTGtaacttaaaagcaaaaaaaatctcaggaatTTCTATCTTAGGGATCTCTTCTAGCTTGTCTGCACCTAATGTAGAGTGATACTATGCAACacaagtattaaaatattatacTATCATGTTTTAGACCTTAAtcaatttttaatttgctttttcaGAATAGAGATGGCTCAGGAGACCAACCAGACCCCAGGGCCCATGCTGTGTAGCACAGGATGTGGATTTTATGGGAATCCTAGAACTAATGGAATGTGTTCAGTCTGCTATAAAGAACACCTTCAACGACAACAAAACAGTGGACGAATCAGTCCAATGGGTATGTCCTAAAGCAAAGTGTGAAATACAAttgttgtagtggttagagttcccagctgggatctgggagaATCCGGTTCAGATCCTCCCTCTGGTATTGTAGTtttttgggtgaccttgaaccatgtggtctttctcagcctaaactacctcacaggttgttgagaggataacaTTGAGAAGAGAAAAAGATGTAACTTGTTTGGGTGCCCTTTgggaagaaaaagcagggtatgaataaataaatgctagtTGAAAATACTGTAATGTTTGAGAAGTAAATATTTCTGTGGACATAGGCATTATGACCATTCCCAATGCTCAGCCATTTTTGGTTCTTAGTCTTTCTCATTGTACTGCCAATTAGTCTGGAAAATGTGCAGCAGCAACTtgtaatttttaacattttataagTATACCTTTTTTCATATACCTTTTTCTGTGTGTACTTATTCTCCCTTTCTGTTGTGCAGGATCATCAAGTGGTTCCAACAGCCCTACCTCAGACTCTGCATCTGTACAGAGAGCAGAAACTAGTTTAAACAACTGTGAAGGTGCTGCTGGCAGCACATCTGACAAATCAAGgtaaaaacaagaaaaggaaaacaatactGTGATAATGCATTAAGACTGAAAGATAGTTCTAGGAAAACATTTGACATGGCAGTAGAGTGGTTCATGTTAAAGTTAGTAGAGGAAGTAACTGCCAGAATTGGCTATTTCAGCAGTTAAAACATGTTTGTGCCTTTTACAAAGGCAGAATGAATCTAATACCTTAAAAAGTACCACATTTTCCACTTAGGTGTCATAGTTTGCTTCATCAAACTTAATGAGCTCAGTAACAGTTTTCAAAAAAGTTAAAGGTTTTAAAATTTTAGCTTTATAAGTTGTTAGTCTTTCTAACAGCACTAACAAATTTGCTCTCATTTCACTGAATACAAGCAGAAATGTGCCTGTTGCCGCCTTGCCTGTAACACAGCAAATGACAGAAATGAGCATTTCACGAGAGGAGAAAGTAACTCCGAAAACAGAGACAACTGAGCCAGGTatgcttttcaaaaataatttaggTGCAGTTAGTTCAGTGGGACCTGGCAGCTCCTAATCTTTAacaaacaaggagaaaaaaattaacaccCCTTTGGATTTTAGCATTAAGACCATAAATCTATTTTAACAACCACTTAAGTTTAAAGTTTCTCTGAACTGTTCATATACTAGCCAGTTCCTCATCAATTAGTACATTAGTGCACTCAGTAGTACATTGAATACTAATGAATGCATTGAATACTAATAACCCAATATTTATGAAATCCACGAAGAATATTTCAGTCCCGTGATGTCCAATGGCTAGTAATATAAGGAATCTGAAGCTATGGCCAGATCTTGCAGATATTAAATCAAAATTCATTTCTCACATTGTGAATATTTGTTATGTTTTTGAAATACTTGTGAAGATTTGAGATGTATTTCTATCCAGAGTTGAAATTCACCCACTATTTCAGTTCTATAATGTGTATTAACTTTCAGTTAGTAAACGTAAAGTGCTTCATACTTGAAATAACT
The DNA window shown above is from Sphaerodactylus townsendi isolate TG3544 linkage group LG07, MPM_Stown_v2.3, whole genome shotgun sequence and carries:
- the ZFAND5 gene encoding AN1-type zinc finger protein 5 isoform X1; its protein translation is MAQETNQTPGPMLCSTGCGFYGNPRTNGMCSVCYKEHLQRQQNSGRISPMGSSSGSNSPTSDSASVQRAETSLNNCEGAAGSTSDKSSRNVPVAALPVTQQMTEMSISREEKVTPKTETTEPVVTQPSPTVTQPSASQNEEKPPEMPKPKKNRCFMCRKKVGLTGFDCRCGNLFCGLHRYSDKHNCPYDYKAEAAAKIRKENPVVVAEKIQRI
- the ZFAND5 gene encoding AN1-type zinc finger protein 5 isoform X2, with protein sequence MAQETNQTPGPMLCSTGCGFYGNPRTNGMCSVCYKEHLQRQQNSGRISPMGSSSGSNSPTSDSASVQRAETSLNNCEGAAGSTSDKSRNVPVAALPVTQQMTEMSISREEKVTPKTETTEPVVTQPSPTVTQPSASQNEEKPPEMPKPKKNRCFMCRKKVGLTGFDCRCGNLFCGLHRYSDKHNCPYDYKAEAAAKIRKENPVVVAEKIQRI